One part of the Alkalibaculum bacchi genome encodes these proteins:
- a CDS encoding SigB/SigF/SigG family RNA polymerase sigma factor: MSKRLSASQDNKSLNRKAYIDELFSEYIATKDHQLRNKIFEEHIYIAEILSKKYVNKGVEYDDIYQVASLGLIYAIERFDPSKGFEFSSFATPTILGEIKKYFRDKEWIIKVPRRIQDSYRRINQAKEELQHKLMKVPTVDDIANYLNLTHEEVIEAMEGSFAYQPTSLDVKVSNSNDDSDLSLFEVLGLEDTKIAEIENKDFLRTIFDSLSKYDKKIIVDRFYNNKSQNEIAMELGVSQMTVSRLEKKILIKLREKIAV; encoded by the coding sequence ATGAGTAAACGTCTATCGGCTTCTCAAGATAACAAAAGTCTTAATCGTAAGGCATATATCGATGAGTTATTCAGTGAGTATATAGCTACCAAAGATCATCAATTAAGAAATAAGATATTCGAAGAACACATCTATATAGCTGAAATCTTATCAAAAAAGTATGTGAATAAAGGTGTAGAATACGACGATATCTATCAGGTAGCTAGCTTAGGTTTGATTTATGCAATAGAAAGATTTGATCCAAGTAAAGGATTTGAGTTTTCAAGCTTTGCTACGCCTACCATATTAGGAGAAATTAAGAAGTATTTTAGAGATAAAGAGTGGATTATTAAGGTACCTAGAAGAATACAAGATTCCTACCGAAGAATAAACCAAGCAAAAGAAGAATTGCAACATAAATTGATGAAAGTACCTACAGTAGACGATATAGCAAACTACCTTAATCTTACTCACGAAGAGGTTATAGAGGCTATGGAAGGAAGTTTTGCCTATCAGCCTACATCATTAGATGTAAAAGTGTCTAATTCAAACGATGATAGCGACTTATCTTTATTTGAAGTCTTAGGTTTAGAAGATACCAAAATAGCTGAAATAGAAAATAAAGATTTCCTGCGTACGATATTTGATAGCCTATCAAAATACGATAAAAAGATTATCGTCGACAGATTCTATAATAATAAAAGCCAAAACGAAATAGCAATGGAATTAGGCGTCTCACAAATGACCGTATCGAGACTAGAAAAAAAGATCCTTATAAAATTAAGAGAAAAAATAGCTGTTTAA